The following are from one region of the Staphylococcus schleiferi genome:
- a CDS encoding cryptochrome/photolyase family protein encodes MRLGVILNRVFRMQHNPLFEYVIQHQHEIDQLYFILPIENLSDAASVKRDDYEKVVKGFVHALNQHEIYPHILNYDQLGVLVDNLALSHVLMPQDIMSYHQSVYDYPHMKRTFEKHQVKVIGQRVNHYFQPSQTLNQQQQPYKVLTSFYKANRKNLVHSRYKADAHKQVAKIAEKGTNQVHLQINDSENMEKSARQDWAAFLNTDISDYKRRTDDISQDFVSGLSQFLAYGLLDIREVINDLLAGYDSDEINYEAFIREVMFREFYYVLMTKYPQTATQSFSEKYRGMQWSNDQSRFDAWKSGQTGYPIVDAAMKKLNRTGLMHNRLRMVVSQFLTKHLFIDWTWGEAYFRQYLLDYDNASNVHGWQWSASTGTDAVPYFRMFNPIRQSERFDPNGYFIKTELGVLDDVHHKWIHNPTQYKAQIKENHNIEIGKDYPEAIVDHKKSRDYVMQQFKKIGPSNGT; translated from the coding sequence ATGCGACTAGGTGTGATACTTAATAGAGTTTTTAGAATGCAACATAATCCATTATTTGAATATGTGATTCAGCATCAACATGAGATAGATCAGCTTTATTTTATTTTACCGATAGAAAATTTATCTGATGCAGCAAGTGTGAAGCGTGATGATTATGAAAAAGTGGTTAAAGGTTTTGTACATGCTTTAAATCAACATGAGATATACCCCCATATTCTTAATTATGACCAATTAGGTGTGCTCGTCGATAATTTAGCGTTATCTCACGTATTAATGCCTCAAGATATCATGAGTTATCATCAATCGGTTTATGACTATCCTCATATGAAACGTACTTTTGAAAAGCATCAAGTTAAAGTTATCGGGCAACGCGTTAATCACTATTTTCAACCCTCACAAACATTGAATCAGCAACAACAACCGTATAAAGTGTTGACTAGTTTTTATAAAGCGAATCGTAAAAATTTAGTACATAGCCGTTATAAAGCGGATGCACACAAGCAGGTCGCCAAAATTGCAGAAAAAGGCACAAATCAGGTGCATTTGCAGATCAATGATAGTGAAAATATGGAAAAAAGCGCCCGTCAAGATTGGGCGGCATTTTTAAATACAGATATATCTGATTATAAAAGGCGTACAGATGATATTTCACAAGATTTTGTAAGTGGTTTAAGTCAATTTTTAGCGTATGGCTTACTCGATATTCGTGAGGTTATTAATGATTTGTTAGCAGGTTACGATAGTGATGAAATCAATTACGAAGCGTTTATAAGAGAAGTGATGTTTCGTGAATTTTATTATGTATTAATGACAAAATATCCACAAACGGCAACTCAATCTTTTTCTGAAAAATATCGAGGAATGCAGTGGTCGAACGATCAATCTCGCTTTGATGCGTGGAAAAGTGGACAGACGGGCTATCCGATTGTGGACGCCGCAATGAAGAAGCTCAACCGTACAGGACTGATGCACAATCGTTTGAGAATGGTTGTTTCTCAGTTTTTAACGAAGCATTTATTTATTGATTGGACTTGGGGTGAAGCATATTTTAGACAGTATCTCTTAGACTATGATAATGCCTCGAATGTACACGGTTGGCAATGGTCAGCGTCAACGGGTACAGATGCCGTACCTTATTTCAGAATGTTTAATCCTATACGTCAAAGTGAACGTTTTGACCCGAATGGTTATTTTATCAAAACCGAATTAGGCGTATTAGACGATGTGCATCACAAATGGATTCATAATCCAACACAATACAAAGCGCAAATAAAAGAAAATCATAACATTGAAATTGGTAAAGACTATCCCGAAGCGATTGTAGATCATAAAAAAAGCAGGGATTATGTCATGCAGCAATTTAAAAAAATAGGGCCAAGTAACGGAACTTAA
- the dhaL gene encoding dihydroxyacetone kinase subunit DhaL: protein MNVQEMKTRLLNLADQFKEKEEELTDLDRAIGDGDHGVNMLRGFEHLKDKIDDKDMKSLFKSTGMTLMSNIGGASGPLYGFGFIKMANEVQDEIDNENLKQVITAFAEGIQQRGKVKLNEKTMYDVIERTRQALENNENVDFEKLQSYANETKDMIATKGRASYFNEASKGYIDPGAQSSVYILNAIIGGESL, encoded by the coding sequence ATGAATGTGCAAGAAATGAAAACAAGATTACTCAATTTAGCAGATCAGTTTAAAGAAAAAGAAGAAGAATTGACTGATTTAGATAGAGCGATCGGTGATGGTGATCACGGCGTGAATATGCTAAGAGGTTTTGAACATTTAAAAGATAAAATCGATGATAAAGACATGAAATCATTATTTAAATCTACAGGAATGACATTAATGTCTAACATCGGTGGTGCGTCTGGACCTTTATACGGATTTGGTTTTATTAAAATGGCGAATGAAGTGCAAGATGAAATTGACAATGAAAATTTAAAACAAGTCATTACTGCATTCGCTGAGGGCATCCAACAACGTGGTAAAGTTAAATTAAATGAAAAAACAATGTATGATGTCATTGAACGCACAAGACAAGCATTAGAAAATAACGAAAACGTCGATTTTGAAAAGTTACAATCTTATGCAAATGAAACAAAAGACATGATAGCAACCAAAGGACGCGCTTCTTATTTCAATGAAGCATCAAAAGGCTACATTGATCCCGGCGCTCAAAGCAGCGTTTATATCTTAAACGCAATTATAGGGGGCGAATCATTATGA
- the dhaM gene encoding dihydroxyacetone kinase phosphoryl donor subunit DhaM, producing MTSIVIVSHSYKIAEGVKELNGQMTDNSVNIVAVGGLENQEIGTDFNRIFSAINNLKDDALCFYDIGSAGMNLDTVLEMYEGPHRIEKIEAPIVEGSFIASVAIKSNMSMDDAIAEVKTQYK from the coding sequence ATGACATCTATCGTTATTGTCAGTCATAGTTACAAAATTGCAGAAGGTGTAAAAGAATTAAATGGCCAAATGACAGACAACAGCGTCAACATCGTGGCAGTAGGTGGCTTAGAAAATCAAGAAATAGGAACAGATTTTAATCGTATTTTTTCAGCAATTAACAATTTAAAAGATGATGCGTTATGTTTCTATGATATTGGTTCAGCAGGTATGAACCTTGATACAGTTTTAGAAATGTATGAAGGTCCACATCGCATTGAAAAAATTGAAGCACCTATTGTAGAAGGTAGTTTTATCGCAAGTGTCGCAATTAAATCAAACATGAGTATGGATGATGCGATTGCAGAAGTTAAGACACAGTATAAATAA
- a CDS encoding acyltransferase family protein, with translation MDGQFLQIEKRFRTEIEGLRFIAALLVAIYHIWLGRVSGGVDVFFIISGYLITASIISKINKQGYLSFSKYFGGLLKRLLPNVLVILTVVAIATFWIIPSSIYGKTIKELIASLFYYQNLQLAFSHTDYLNSEQAKTPLEHFWAMSIQGQFYVIWFILFSFIVLLWKKLKTIHIHTTINIILIVLFLSSLTFSIFQTSTNQQFAYFNPVARVWQFALGGLVYLNLFKIKIPVMLSNILGWIGLVGLILTGIIFDVSTMFPGYVALWPMTCAILILLSGNDPSHFGVEALLSRPILMKLGGISFGIYLWHWVLLSFYKYTVDTHISTLIGIGIILLSIALSAITTNLVEKPIRHSFGKPVFMRLGAFFTVVLCLIGTLGFNYKLNNPTYVKDLPPNHAFPGATAKADYQNKKKILPHIKYITNDKSDAYDDGGMIYQGAKVKPLTYGQKDAYEYHILLVGGSHSSHWLGALQQIAEKEKIKITHLCKANARFTMGEQDALSQKWMENTKDYIKKHKDDYDLVFTTADVGNDEETDVPQGFIDAFRYLESLDLPIFAVRDTPRLDVNAIEAYEKNKNVTIDVSKQLPDKNFQPMEDTGAKIYDYNNFIVPNHTFKPVRGNVFVFFDSSHMTNTFSRTLGPVIKDDLMRELKSA, from the coding sequence ATGGACGGACAATTTTTACAAATTGAGAAGAGATTTCGAACAGAAATTGAAGGATTACGTTTTATTGCTGCGTTATTAGTGGCAATTTATCATATCTGGTTAGGTAGAGTGTCAGGCGGTGTCGATGTATTTTTCATTATTTCAGGTTACTTAATCACTGCGTCGATCATTTCTAAAATCAACAAACAAGGTTATCTTTCTTTTTCCAAGTATTTCGGTGGATTACTGAAGAGATTGCTTCCTAACGTACTTGTTATCTTAACTGTTGTTGCTATCGCTACCTTTTGGATTATTCCAAGTTCAATCTACGGTAAAACGATAAAAGAATTAATCGCATCATTGTTTTATTATCAAAATCTACAGCTTGCCTTTTCACATACGGACTACTTAAATTCCGAACAAGCGAAAACGCCTTTAGAACATTTTTGGGCAATGTCTATTCAAGGTCAATTTTATGTTATATGGTTTATATTATTTTCATTTATCGTTTTATTATGGAAGAAGCTTAAAACGATACATATTCACACAACGATCAACATCATACTTATTGTCCTTTTTTTAAGTTCACTCACGTTTTCTATATTTCAAACGAGTACAAATCAACAGTTTGCTTATTTTAATCCAGTCGCACGTGTTTGGCAATTTGCATTAGGGGGTTTAGTTTACCTTAACCTTTTCAAAATAAAAATTCCTGTCATGCTTTCGAATATACTGGGATGGATAGGATTAGTGGGATTAATACTCACCGGTATTATTTTTGATGTATCAACAATGTTTCCTGGTTATGTTGCATTGTGGCCGATGACATGTGCAATACTCATCTTATTATCTGGCAATGATCCATCACATTTTGGGGTTGAAGCTTTATTAAGTCGCCCAATCCTCATGAAGCTAGGTGGCATTTCTTTCGGAATTTATTTATGGCATTGGGTGCTATTATCGTTTTATAAATATACCGTTGATACACATATTTCTACCCTTATCGGTATTGGTATCATTTTATTAAGTATAGCGCTGAGTGCTATCACAACAAATTTAGTTGAAAAGCCTATACGACATAGTTTCGGTAAGCCCGTGTTTATGAGGTTAGGTGCTTTTTTTACTGTTGTATTATGCTTGATTGGAACCCTTGGATTTAACTACAAATTGAATAATCCTACGTATGTAAAAGACCTTCCGCCAAATCATGCTTTTCCAGGTGCAACAGCCAAAGCAGATTACCAAAATAAAAAGAAAATCTTGCCTCATATTAAATATATTACTAATGATAAATCTGATGCTTATGATGATGGAGGAATGATTTACCAAGGTGCAAAAGTCAAACCATTAACATATGGGCAAAAAGACGCTTATGAGTATCATATATTGCTAGTCGGCGGTTCCCATTCGAGTCATTGGCTGGGAGCACTTCAACAAATTGCTGAAAAAGAAAAAATCAAAATCACGCACCTTTGCAAAGCGAATGCTCGTTTTACAATGGGTGAACAAGATGCATTGTCCCAAAAATGGATGGAAAACACAAAAGATTATATTAAAAAACATAAGGATGACTATGATTTAGTATTTACTACAGCTGATGTCGGAAATGACGAAGAAACCGACGTCCCACAAGGCTTCATTGATGCATTTCGTTATTTAGAATCACTTGATTTACCTATCTTTGCAGTACGTGATACACCAAGATTAGATGTCAATGCAATCGAAGCTTATGAAAAAAATAAAAATGTGACCATTGATGTTTCCAAACAACTTCCGGATAAAAACTTTCAACCAATGGAAGATACAGGTGCAAAAATCTATGATTATAACAATTTTATTGTGCCTAACCACACTTTCAAGCCTGTAAGAGGAAATGTATTTGTTTTCTTTGACTCCAGTCATATGACGAATACATTTTCTAGAACGCTCGGTCCAGTTATTAAAGATGACCTTATGCGTGAACTTAAAAGTGCTTAG
- the dhaK gene encoding dihydroxyacetone kinase subunit DhaK, which translates to MKKLIKDKNQILADMLDGLITTNPDVELISDTVVVRKDKKQSGVALVSGGGSGHEPAHAGFVARGMLDAAVCGEIFTSPTPDKILDAIKAVDTGDGVLLIIKNYAGDVMNFEMAQEMAQMEDIQVESVIIRDDVAVSDPEKRRGVAGTVWVHKYAGYLAENGFSLADIKAKVETVIPKIKSIGMALTSPMVPTTGKYSFDIDDQEMEIGIGIHGEKGLHREAVQPIDVIIERLLDVLLKEVKEKDIIVMLNGMGGTPLSELNIVAKYLDAQLKDHNFDVKQWFVGDYMTSLDMQGFSITVVPYSKDLGEALAAPTASRYF; encoded by the coding sequence ATGAAAAAATTAATCAAAGACAAAAACCAAATCCTAGCTGATATGCTAGATGGACTCATCACAACGAATCCGGATGTGGAATTAATTTCAGATACGGTTGTTGTGAGAAAAGATAAAAAGCAATCAGGTGTTGCCCTCGTATCTGGCGGTGGTAGCGGTCACGAACCTGCACATGCAGGCTTTGTTGCACGAGGCATGCTAGACGCTGCAGTTTGCGGTGAAATCTTTACTTCTCCAACACCAGATAAAATTCTTGATGCCATTAAAGCCGTAGACACAGGAGATGGTGTTTTACTCATCATCAAAAACTATGCTGGCGACGTAATGAACTTTGAAATGGCTCAAGAAATGGCACAAATGGAAGACATTCAAGTTGAAAGTGTCATTATTCGTGATGATGTTGCGGTCTCTGATCCAGAAAAACGCCGTGGTGTCGCTGGTACAGTTTGGGTTCATAAATATGCAGGTTATTTAGCTGAAAATGGTTTTTCATTAGCAGACATTAAAGCAAAAGTTGAAACAGTCATTCCGAAAATTAAAAGTATTGGTATGGCTTTAACTTCACCTATGGTACCAACAACTGGTAAATACAGCTTTGATATCGACGATCAAGAAATGGAAATCGGTATTGGTATTCATGGTGAAAAAGGATTACATCGAGAAGCGGTTCAACCGATAGATGTTATTATTGAACGATTATTAGATGTATTATTAAAAGAAGTCAAAGAGAAAGATATCATTGTAATGCTCAATGGTATGGGTGGTACACCGTTATCAGAATTAAATATTGTGGCTAAATATTTAGATGCACAATTGAAAGACCACAACTTTGACGTTAAACAATGGTTCGTAGGCGATTACATGACTTCTTTAGATATGCAAGGCTTCTCAATTACTGTTGTTCCATATAGTAAAGATTTAGGTGAAGCTTTGGCTGCACCTACAGCAAGTCGATACTTTTAA
- a CDS encoding DUF1722 domain-containing protein yields the protein MWHHQNSYNLIRTTLKGDCNYDEVKALIDQALAIEPTKGSVINALSHMWGYFKKVCRPSERYLYESLKSHYLLGQVEERTLILFLYCMAMTYDVQYIKASSIIKNFPKMDDESAS from the coding sequence ATGTGGCATCATCAAAATAGTTACAACCTTATTAGAACAACGTTAAAAGGCGACTGCAATTATGATGAAGTAAAAGCGTTGATTGATCAAGCTTTGGCAATTGAGCCGACGAAAGGGTCAGTTATCAATGCATTGAGTCATATGTGGGGCTACTTCAAAAAAGTGTGTAGACCTTCAGAAAGATATTTATATGAATCGTTAAAATCACATTATTTATTGGGTCAAGTTGAAGAAAGAACGCTCATTCTTTTTCTTTATTGTATGGCAATGACTTATGATGTGCAGTATATTAAAGCGTCTAGTATCATCAAAAATTTTCCCAAAATGGATGATGAATCAGCATCATAA
- a CDS encoding sensor histidine kinase — protein sequence MYKKLFLETDNINEYLIYNPRGSFERTYNQQIQHLIKLQREQSNKYEADKKLQKVLMYRFVHQMKTPISVMKLISENHHNDETFKIINQNLNTVQYHLDQMLDIYRLDDFKNDFVAEKVYLNAVCKDCINSLKDYFIVSQIYPKLDIPEETYVYSDAKWLKLIITQILTNAIKYSDADQPIRLVTEKNNDTVTLSITDYGMGIQDNELAKIFNLFYVGENGRNNADSSGIGLYIVKRIIEYLDHDVTIESKLNQGTTVFIKF from the coding sequence GTGTATAAAAAATTGTTTTTAGAAACTGACAACATCAATGAATATTTAATATACAATCCAAGAGGTTCATTTGAAAGAACATACAATCAGCAGATTCAGCATCTCATTAAACTTCAACGTGAACAATCTAACAAATATGAAGCGGATAAAAAGTTACAAAAGGTCTTGATGTATCGATTTGTCCATCAAATGAAAACGCCGATTTCTGTCATGAAATTAATTTCTGAAAATCATCATAACGATGAAACATTTAAAATTATTAATCAAAATCTTAATACAGTGCAGTATCATCTCGATCAAATGCTTGATATTTATCGGCTAGATGATTTCAAAAATGATTTTGTCGCTGAAAAAGTTTATTTGAATGCGGTTTGCAAAGATTGTATCAATAGCTTAAAAGATTATTTTATCGTCTCTCAAATTTACCCTAAACTTGATATACCTGAGGAAACTTACGTGTACTCTGATGCTAAGTGGCTTAAGTTGATTATCACTCAAATACTGACAAACGCCATCAAATACAGTGATGCGGACCAACCTATCCGTCTTGTAACTGAGAAAAATAATGATACTGTGACACTTTCGATTACAGACTATGGTATGGGGATACAAGACAATGAATTAGCTAAAATTTTCAACCTTTTTTATGTCGGCGAGAATGGAAGAAATAATGCAGATTCTAGTGGTATTGGTCTGTATATTGTTAAGAGAATTATTGAATATTTAGACCACGACGTGACGATTGAATCTAAGTTAAATCAAGGCACAACCGTTTTTATTAAATTTTAA
- a CDS encoding glycerol dehydrogenase has translation MSKLIFQSPGRYVQGKGVINSIAEETERLGTHALIISDHIVWDIAKDQIEKSFSNNKNVKYDYEVFKGESSEDEINRIAESYKNSGVDVVIGLGGGKALDTGKAVGYALKASVIDFASTASMDAPTAAVSVIYREDGVFSGYQFYPKNPDTVMVDSEIVAQAPVRLFASGMSDGLATLLEVESTLRRQGKNMFHGRPSLASLAIAQKCEETIFEYGHSAYAAIEKHVVSPQVDAVIEANTLLSGLGFENGGLAAAHAIHNGFTALQGNIHHLTHGEKVAYGILVQLVLENAPTEKFLKYQRFLSSINMPTTLEELHIDDKSYEDLVSVGERALSPDDTFANLSDKITADEIADAILTVDELSKSHFYSKE, from the coding sequence ATGTCAAAATTAATTTTTCAATCACCAGGAAGATATGTACAAGGAAAGGGCGTTATTAATTCAATTGCTGAAGAAACAGAACGTTTAGGTACACACGCACTCATTATTTCAGATCATATTGTTTGGGATATTGCCAAAGATCAAATTGAGAAAAGTTTTTCTAACAACAAAAATGTGAAATATGATTATGAAGTATTTAAAGGTGAATCTTCAGAAGATGAAATTAATCGTATTGCCGAATCTTACAAAAATTCTGGAGTCGATGTTGTCATTGGTTTAGGTGGCGGTAAAGCACTAGATACAGGTAAAGCTGTAGGTTATGCATTAAAAGCAAGTGTCATTGACTTTGCTTCTACAGCTTCAATGGATGCACCTACTGCTGCGGTTTCAGTTATCTACAGAGAAGATGGTGTGTTCAGTGGTTACCAGTTTTATCCAAAAAACCCTGACACAGTTATGGTAGATTCTGAAATTGTTGCACAAGCACCCGTAAGACTATTTGCTTCAGGTATGAGTGATGGTTTAGCGACATTGTTAGAAGTTGAATCTACATTGCGTCGTCAAGGTAAAAATATGTTCCATGGCCGTCCTTCATTAGCAAGCTTGGCAATCGCTCAAAAATGTGAAGAAACTATTTTTGAATATGGTCACAGTGCTTATGCTGCTATTGAAAAACATGTTGTATCACCTCAAGTTGATGCCGTAATTGAAGCGAACACTTTACTTTCAGGTTTAGGTTTTGAAAATGGTGGTCTTGCAGCGGCACATGCAATTCATAACGGTTTTACAGCACTTCAAGGAAACATTCATCACTTAACACATGGTGAAAAAGTCGCATATGGTATTTTAGTCCAATTAGTATTAGAAAATGCACCAACAGAAAAATTCTTAAAATACCAAAGATTCTTAAGTAGCATTAACATGCCAACAACTTTAGAAGAACTTCACATCGACGATAAAAGCTATGAAGATTTAGTAAGTGTAGGTGAACGTGCATTATCGCCAGATGATACATTTGCTAACCTTAGCGATAAAATTACAGCAGATGAAATTGCAGATGCTATTTTAACAGTCGATGAACTGTCTAAAAGTCATTTCTATTCAAAGGAGTAA
- a CDS encoding FtsX-like permease family protein translates to MTLLNFAFKNISRDFKTYIYHFMSCVLSVFVFFTFSNLTFHPSLKIVDKDSTIGLILHLGLITTMLFSFVFILFSIGNFLKQRSKQFAVLNIIGANRKQFFKLIFYENGIISGFSLLFGMTLGLIFSKLFLMIAEKIIGGLNLDFYFPLTAILYTLCLMGGLFLLISIFAPLILRKQKIISLLKKEETAERNHILFVAFLFSVFLPLTIYYNYKLDILEYPFLLITFIIFTYLLFNLMFMVYAFLMKVTQRQYQGEGLVKMSNFKYRINTNLKTMTMTMLLFTITLSSLIYIIGAPKTIDSTTKKIMPYSYMYTAWDKKIDDLSQSQLITDKLKDKEGFQKVRVDFLNFDEKHRDVILSNSTYNKIATLLNRKHLSLKDNEYFIVGVDGKNVPTLGEMQGKDYKHLGISKKIGSDKRLIALSGYFSSVTIVADEKYQSLKHKFVNDRFFAFNIKNWKTESDATLKNDFKINGDRETLTSAFSYYQFEKIQRHIIAYVGGILCFSFLIGIASITYSRLYNLAEEEIKKYKAMVKIGMTKKSIKKVLASTIRWVFVLPFLVALFVTWIIVLYIDQYTITSYYGIGLTCSILYLAIEGILYLIIKKKYQRKILKDVFENN, encoded by the coding sequence TTGACTTTACTTAATTTCGCATTTAAAAATATTAGTCGTGATTTTAAAACTTATATCTACCATTTTATGAGTTGTGTCCTTTCGGTCTTTGTATTTTTTACATTTTCGAATTTGACCTTTCACCCTTCTCTAAAAATTGTCGACAAAGATAGTACGATTGGATTAATTTTACATCTCGGGCTCATAACGACGATGCTCTTTTCATTCGTATTTATACTTTTCTCAATTGGCAATTTCTTAAAACAGCGGAGTAAGCAGTTTGCTGTATTAAATATTATCGGCGCAAATAGAAAGCAATTTTTCAAACTTATATTCTATGAAAATGGGATTATTTCCGGTTTTTCATTACTTTTTGGGATGACACTCGGTTTAATCTTCTCAAAACTATTTCTGATGATTGCTGAAAAAATCATCGGGGGCTTAAACTTAGATTTTTATTTTCCATTAACTGCCATTTTATACACACTTTGTTTAATGGGCGGCTTGTTTTTATTAATTTCTATCTTTGCCCCTCTCATTTTAAGAAAGCAAAAGATTATTAGCTTATTGAAAAAAGAAGAGACAGCTGAAAGGAATCACATTCTTTTTGTAGCATTTTTATTCTCGGTCTTTTTGCCTTTAACGATTTATTACAACTATAAACTTGATATTTTAGAGTATCCTTTCTTATTAATAACTTTTATCATTTTCACATATTTACTATTCAATCTCATGTTTATGGTGTATGCATTTCTGATGAAAGTAACACAACGACAATATCAAGGTGAGGGGTTAGTGAAAATGAGTAATTTTAAATATCGCATTAACACAAATTTAAAAACGATGACCATGACAATGTTGCTGTTTACGATCACGTTATCTTCCTTAATTTACATTATTGGCGCACCTAAAACTATTGACAGCACCACTAAAAAAATCATGCCCTATTCGTATATGTACACCGCTTGGGATAAAAAAATTGATGATTTGAGCCAGTCCCAACTGATCACAGACAAGTTAAAAGATAAAGAAGGCTTTCAAAAAGTACGTGTCGATTTTCTTAATTTCGATGAAAAACATCGAGATGTGATTTTATCTAATTCAACTTATAACAAAATTGCCACGCTATTGAATCGAAAGCATCTGTCATTAAAAGATAATGAATATTTTATCGTGGGTGTTGATGGAAAGAACGTGCCAACGCTCGGTGAGATGCAAGGTAAAGATTACAAACATTTAGGGATTTCTAAAAAAATAGGATCGGATAAACGTCTCATTGCATTATCTGGCTATTTCTCAAGTGTAACAATTGTAGCTGATGAAAAATACCAAAGTTTAAAGCATAAATTTGTAAATGATAGATTCTTTGCTTTCAATATCAAAAACTGGAAAACAGAGTCTGATGCTACGCTCAAAAACGATTTTAAAATTAATGGGGATAGAGAAACTTTAACCTCTGCATTTTCATACTATCAATTTGAAAAAATACAAAGACATATTATTGCTTATGTCGGGGGTATTTTATGTTTTTCCTTTTTAATAGGTATCGCAAGTATCACTTACTCAAGACTCTACAACTTAGCAGAAGAAGAAATAAAAAAATATAAGGCTATGGTGAAGATAGGTATGACCAAAAAATCTATAAAAAAAGTTCTCGCAAGTACGATAAGATGGGTTTTTGTACTTCCATTCTTAGTCGCTTTATTTGTGACATGGATTATCGTCTTGTACATTGATCAATATACAATCACTTCGTATTATGGCATTGGATTAACATGTAGCATTCTGTATTTAGCAATTGAAGGTATTTTATATTTAATCATTAAGAAAAAATACCAACGCAAAATTTTAAAAGATGTTTTCGAAAATAACTAA
- a CDS encoding response regulator transcription factor, with protein MNYKIFIIEDDPVLSKLVQTHLVKYNYEAILCEDFKTIDLAVKAHQPDLILMDVNIPFYDGFYWAQEIRKYTTVPILFLSARSDDTDQVRAIMSGGDDYVTKPFSYDLLLAKINSQIRRVYGDYASNQSNITCGDCTFNPDRFSLHCNDNQVNLSKNESILIKVLFENFPNIVSREKILSQIWDNEIFVEENTLNVTVNRVRKKLQEVGSDVKVVTVRGMGYKAEYEKK; from the coding sequence ATGAATTATAAAATTTTTATTATAGAAGATGACCCCGTCCTATCAAAATTAGTTCAGACACATTTAGTAAAATATAATTATGAAGCTATCCTTTGTGAAGATTTTAAAACGATAGACCTAGCCGTTAAAGCCCATCAACCTGATTTGATATTAATGGATGTCAACATTCCTTTTTACGATGGCTTTTACTGGGCACAAGAAATAAGAAAATATACGACTGTACCGATTTTATTTTTATCTGCTCGATCTGACGACACTGATCAAGTTAGAGCCATTATGAGTGGTGGCGATGACTATGTAACCAAGCCATTCTCATATGACTTGCTATTAGCCAAAATCAATTCTCAAATTAGAAGAGTCTATGGTGACTATGCGAGTAATCAATCGAATATCACTTGTGGTGATTGTACTTTTAATCCTGACCGTTTTAGCTTACATTGTAACGACAATCAAGTGAATTTATCTAAAAATGAATCGATTCTTATCAAAGTGTTATTTGAAAATTTTCCTAATATCGTCAGTCGTGAAAAAATCTTATCACAAATATGGGATAATGAAATCTTTGTGGAAGAAAACACGTTAAATGTTACCGTTAATAGAGTGAGAAAAAAATTGCAGGAAGTTGGCTCAGACGTTAAAGTTGTGACTGTCCGTGGCATGGGGTATAAGGCAGAATATGAAAAGAAATAG